ATGCTGCTATACATCATCATCATGATTTCCGCGCTCTTGTTTGTGCCCGGGTTAACGGCTGAAAAAGCGAAACAATCCGCCTGGATCGCGATCGCTTTAGCCTCACTTCCCGGTTTCCTTTGCCTATGGATCGTATGGAAATTGGGTAAAAGGTTTCCAAAGAATACTTTGCCTGAATATACTGAAATCATCCTGGGCAAAGCCTTAGGCAAGGTTGTAGGCGGAGCCTATATATTATTTTTTCTTATGGTTAACATTCTATCCGTATGTGAGTTTTCCAAATTCCTGACGGTTTGCTTTATGCCGCAGACTCCGTCCATAGCTTTTAATGCCATTCTTGTCTTAATCGGGGCCTATGCGGCATCGAAAGGGATTGAAGTCATTGCCCGCGCAGCTCAATTCATCTTTCCTCTATTCGTGATTTCGTTACTTCTTCCATTGATATCCGTATTGCCCGCGGTGAAAGTAGGAAAGCTACTGCCATTCCTGGAGGGCGGGATCCTACCTGTGATTTGGGGATCTGTCCCCTCCATCATCGTGTATGGTGAGATCATTGTATTAGCTGTCCTGCTTCCCATGGTCAACAAGCCCGAGGAAGTAAAGCACAAAGGAGCTTTTGCCTTATTAGCAGCGGCAATTTTTCTCTCGGCAGGTATGATGTTCACCTTGATGATATTTGGGCCGAACCTTTCTGGGGAGTTGTTATTTCCTTTTTGGTTCCTCAGCAAATATATTGAATTTAGCAGCTACCTGCAGCGTGTAGAGGGCATCATTGCACTCCTTTGGATGGTTGGAATGATTATCAAAATTGCAGTTCTATATTATTTGGTATGTTTTGCAACAGCCAAAACCCTGGATCTGAAAAGTTATAAACCAGTTGTTTATCCAATGGCGCTTGTCTACATCCCAGCGGCAACTTTTCTGTTTCGTAATATGACAGAATTCCGACAATTCCTTGAATTGTACTGGCCGTATTTAGGATTCATTTTCGAACTGGTGTTGCCTTTGATTCTTCTGTTCGTAGCTGTAATCAGAAAAAAGCAAAGGAGCGTTAGCCGGTGAAAAAAAAATACCGTATTTTTGGCTTGCTTATACTGAT
The window above is part of the Dehalobacter sp. genome. Proteins encoded here:
- a CDS encoding spore germination protein translates to MLLYIIIMISALLFVPGLTAEKAKQSAWIAIALASLPGFLCLWIVWKLGKRFPKNTLPEYTEIILGKALGKVVGGAYILFFLMVNILSVCEFSKFLTVCFMPQTPSIAFNAILVLIGAYAASKGIEVIARAAQFIFPLFVISLLLPLISVLPAVKVGKLLPFLEGGILPVIWGSVPSIIVYGEIIVLAVLLPMVNKPEEVKHKGAFALLAAAIFLSAGMMFTLMIFGPNLSGELLFPFWFLSKYIEFSSYLQRVEGIIALLWMVGMIIKIAVLYYLVCFATAKTLDLKSYKPVVYPMALVYIPAATFLFRNMTEFRQFLELYWPYLGFIFELVLPLILLFVAVIRKKQRSVSR